In one window of Burkholderia cepacia ATCC 25416 DNA:
- a CDS encoding DUF6566 family protein — translation MQHQQDAQVRDPYRGHEILVWARRDERGAWRDEVQVYVGGARIELIVPEPAGPEWLTEVDALRAGVERGRYLIDKRVDDD, via the coding sequence ATGCAACATCAACAGGACGCACAGGTTCGCGACCCGTATCGCGGTCACGAAATCCTCGTCTGGGCCCGGCGCGACGAACGCGGCGCGTGGCGCGACGAGGTGCAGGTGTATGTCGGCGGCGCGCGCATCGAACTGATCGTGCCGGAGCCGGCCGGCCCCGAATGGCTGACCGAGGTCGACGCGCTGCGCGCGGGCGTCGAGCGGGGTCGGTACCTGATCGACAAGCGCGTGGATGACGACTGA